CGCGGCTCGCCATCAATTCGGACCTGTGCTGCAGCAGCCAGGACCTGGAGTTCACTCTGCAGTGCCTGGTGCCCGACTTCCCGCCGCCCGTCGAGGCTCCGGACTTCGGCGAGCGCCTGGGGCGCCAGCTTGTGTGCCTGGAGCGCGTCACCTGCTCGGACCTGGGCATCAGCGGCACGGTGCGCGTGCGTAACGTGGCCTTCGAGAAGCAGGTGGTGGTGCGCTACACCTTCTCGGACTGGCGCAGCGCGCACGAAGTGGCGGCGCGGTGGCGCGGGCCGGCGGGCTCCGGGGGCTCCGAGGACGTCTTCGCCTTCGGCTTCCCGGTGCCGCCCTTCCTGCTGGAGCTCGGCTCCCGCGTGCACTTCGCGCTGCGCTACCGTGTGGCCGGAGCCGAGCACTGGGACAACAACGACGGCCGCGACTACAGCCTCACGTGCCGCAACCACGCACTGCACATGCCGCGCGGGGAGTGCGAGGAGAGCTGGATCCACTTTATCTGAGCTGCTTGGCGGGGCTCGCGTGTCTGGGAGGTGGCCCTGCCTCACACTGCACCCCCAAGCCGGGGCCGTCGGACCTCGCTTCCCGCAGCTGCAACGTGTGCTCGCTGTGGCCCGCCTATGCTGTCTTTTACTTGAAACGTCTGGGTCACTTGGTCTAAACCGTGGCCTCCGATGCCAGAAGGCCCGGCTATGTCATGCGCTGGGTGGGGCGCTGGGTGAGTAGATGCACGAGTGAGTTGGCCCTATGAAGAAGGCCCAGGCAGGTGGTTTTAAAAAGGCCTGCACCCTGCGCTGGGAAAGCCTGTGGCTTTTGCATGTGTCCTGATCGCGTCTCTGTGAATATAGCTCTTCTTTATCATCACTGCGATGTTGAGACCTTTTACCCTTAGCCCATGCCTTCTTGGGAGCATTCTGAATTCAGtaagctaaaaaaaagaaaagtcattctCGTGTGTTTGTGTGCACTGTAAACAGAATGTATATGCTGTGACCCCCATCATGGTCCCTTGAGGCATTCCTGCCCTGGGACAAGGAAAACCTGAAGTCACATTTGCATGCCAATGTCTGTAGGCTTCTAACAGCCGGGAAACTATTAATAGGCAAGAAATTGATGCCTCTTCAGTCATCATACAATCATTCCTGGGAGTTCAGGCTGCTCCGTTAGGCTGTGTGTCTCCTCCATCAGCAACTGCCAAGAAGGAAAACACTTAGAACTTTTAGTTAGCAAAACAGCCCCTTCTGCGTGTTTCTTTgcactttatgtattttattgtaCATGTTTGATAGTTGTGTATCTGCACTTTATTAGTCATTCTGTTTAGGTTTGAGCTACCTAAGTATTTAAAGAAATTCTGCCTTACGTTATTTCAGTTTTCAGGCAACTCTGTGGAATTTGGGCAACAATGCCCTTTGCAGTTACCTTTTTGACGATTATGGTGACTCTCTTGATGTCGTCTTAAGTGTCCAGGGTTCCAGCAGTCATCCTTCGGAAGTCACGTTACCAAGTGGAACTAGCAGGTATTTTCAGCAACAACCAGACTGGAGGAAAAacaatacacaaatatttatacattttagttGTTTTAAGCTGTGTTTGTATATGCCTGGTTTTATCAACTACCTGCCAACTTTATTCTTTGTGCCTTCAGATAGATAACTTTGTAACCTTGTCTGGACTTgtttcccaattttaaaatgttaaatggtttgttttgtttttttttaactctccaaCCAAGAAGTCAAGGCCATTGTCTCCTGCAGAATACCACAACAACTTAAAACTCTCAGCGAGGGGCTGACTATTTCTCTTGGTGCTGAGTGGTGGTCTGATAGCAGGTGCTAGCACAGAGGTGTGAAAACCCAGCTAAGGTGGACGTGGTCTCCAGCTTGGGAAGCTGGTTTTCAAGAGCTGAAGCCAGTGTGATAAATCTTGTGATAGCTGTCACCAGTGAATTAACTCTAAATATTTGAATGCTTGTTACTGTTTGTCAAATAAGTATGCAAAGGATGAATTTTGCCTTTtaaccaatttcttttttttataatggcaacttcagtgttttaaaaattccagcaACAAGGATGGCTTTCTTTGGTACCTTCTGGTCTAAGAATATGGAATTCTGATTTAAAACATTGTGACTGAATTGAACAATCGCTGGCTGTTAGCACTGTGAACTCCATTGACATGCAAGAGGTAGAGAAGCCTGGTCGCATTTCCTGCTGCTTGACAAACTGTCCAGTTAGGTCTGTAAGCCCGTGAGGGCCTCAGCCACTATGCCCTGGATCCTAGCCCAGTgtgcaaagcaattatccacAGCATTGACGTATGAGCAAGAGCTGGCAAATATATTGCTATGTAAAGGCATGTGGGGAATCTTATAATCTGTGTAAAGGTcatttgccaaaaaaggtctggtCAAGGAATATGTAGTAAATGTTATATCTTCAATATTAAGAAAACCTCCATGTGCCTTTGAAAAAagatcaacatttaaaaacttgtACATGTTTGATAATTGTGTATCTGCACTTTATTAGTCATTCTGTTTAGGTTTAAAGCTTAAATATACCTGCCTAGTTAATAAAGTAGCTTTGGGATAGCTTAAGGAGATTTGCAGGCCTGAAAACACAGTGACATAGCCTAGAAATTCAAGTTTTGTTGTGACCTGTGCAGTTGTTGGGTTGTCTcttcaaacatattttaatacCTGCCATTTAAGATGACTTCACCTAAGCCTATTAAACTATATGTGCACAAGTTGTTGGTTGAAGTGTGTTTTTCTTGTGGCCTGAATAGCGTGAAAAAAGGCTTTAGAAATGTGTTAAGAGGTTTCACATGTCTTATCCTTCCTAGAATGCTGTCATGTTTAGTATCTTGccaatataaataaatgcattttatgaTGGCACCTGAGCTTCAGCAGCACAGTCGTGTATATCTTTGAGAAACTGAGATGCATCCTTTTATGCCAGGTCAGTATTACATAGGAAGAAAGCTCTAGGAAAACACGGGGGATGGAATAGTTATTGTACTTCATCTTAGTGCTTATTGAAGCCCATGTAGGAATAACTACTGTGTATCtgccgccccccccacccccatggtgACTGTCACTCAATTACAGAGCTTTGAACACAGGAAAAGGAAACCAACATGTCCTCTCTTATTTGCTGGCCTACAATGCTAGGTGCTGTAAGTATTTGATGTCatttaattctgaaaataattaaatacattaatttaaataattaaataaaattaattctgcACTACCTAGTAGATAATAGCCCCATTTCTCAGCTGAAAAgaatgaagctcagagagatttAAGTAATTCACCTAAAGTTCCACCGTTGGCAAGTAGCAAGGTTAGCATTCAAACCCACTGCAAAGCCCAccttctctctgccatgtgagaagACGCTCCCAGTAACAGTTTGTTAAATTTAATTGAAGGTCCATTCGGATTATGACTGATAAGGTTTTCCATCTAACATAATCTAAAGATCTATTCAAAAACAattcaaatgaaattaaataaaatcaatgatATTTTCTTCCATGTGGTAGTGACGTTTACGACATAATCCTTGGACTTTCTGAACAATAAAAAGGGCTCTAAACGTTTTTCCTCTACTAAAAAGTGGCAAGGTGAGGAgtcactatttttaatttttgacctGCTTGTCTGCTGTAATTTGTGAAT
This genomic interval from Cervus canadensis isolate Bull #8, Minnesota chromosome 10, ASM1932006v1, whole genome shotgun sequence contains the following:
- the PPP1R3D gene encoding protein phosphatase 1 regulatory subunit 3D: MSRGPGSAVLPATVGFRKPAPRSLSCLSDLDGGAAREPRPCRPPGSPGSAPPPPPAPSGCDPRLRPIILRRARSLPSSPERRQKGAGAPGAACRPGCSRQHRVRFADALGLELAQVKVFNAGEDPSVPLHVLSRLAINSDLCCSSQDLEFTLQCLVPDFPPPVEAPDFGERLGRQLVCLERVTCSDLGISGTVRVRNVAFEKQVVVRYTFSDWRSAHEVAARWRGPAGSGGSEDVFAFGFPVPPFLLELGSRVHFALRYRVAGAEHWDNNDGRDYSLTCRNHALHMPRGECEESWIHFI